From a region of the Paenibacillus lutimineralis genome:
- the gatB gene encoding Asp-tRNA(Asn)/Glu-tRNA(Gln) amidotransferase subunit GatB, whose product MSTSKYETVIGLEVHVELHTKSKIFCGCSTEFGAPPNSHTCPVCLGHPGVLPVLNRQAVDYAMKAAMALNCEIGDVCKFDRKNYFYPDSPKAYQISQFDQPIGLNGYIDIEMDGYTKRIGITRLHLEEDAGKLTHVDGGYASLVDFNRVGTPLVEIVSEPEISTPEEAKAYLEKMRAIMQYCDVSDVKMEEGSMRCDANISLRPHGQKEFGTRAELKNMNSFRGVQRGLEYEQYRQAEILDEGGEVVQETRRWDDSQGKTFSMRGKEEAHDYRYFPDPDLVKLYIDEDWKARIRASIPELPDARKARYTKDYGLPDYDAAVITSSKPLADLFESSLEHTSDSKSISNWIMGELLGYLNSNGLELAAVKLTGQGLGEMVNLIEKGTISSKIAKTVFKEMLQSGKLPQQIVEEQGLVQISDEGAILAIVQEVVANNPASVQDYQAGKEKAIGFLVGQVMKQSKGKANPGLVNKLLVEVLKQ is encoded by the coding sequence ATGTCAACATCTAAATATGAAACGGTGATCGGACTGGAAGTGCATGTGGAGCTGCATACGAAATCGAAGATTTTCTGCGGATGCTCCACGGAATTCGGCGCACCACCCAACAGCCATACTTGTCCTGTCTGTCTTGGACACCCCGGCGTGCTGCCTGTGTTAAACCGCCAGGCGGTAGATTATGCTATGAAGGCGGCGATGGCGCTAAATTGTGAAATTGGCGATGTGTGCAAGTTCGACCGCAAGAACTACTTCTATCCTGATTCACCAAAAGCTTATCAAATCTCTCAATTTGATCAGCCGATCGGATTGAACGGCTATATCGACATTGAGATGGACGGATATACGAAGCGCATCGGCATTACTCGCCTTCATCTGGAAGAAGATGCGGGTAAGTTGACGCATGTAGACGGCGGCTATGCTTCGTTGGTCGACTTCAACCGTGTCGGAACTCCACTCGTCGAAATCGTGTCTGAGCCGGAAATCTCTACGCCGGAAGAGGCGAAGGCTTATCTGGAGAAGATGCGGGCAATTATGCAGTACTGCGATGTATCCGACGTAAAAATGGAAGAAGGTTCGATGCGCTGTGATGCGAACATCAGCCTTCGTCCTCATGGGCAGAAGGAATTCGGGACTCGTGCCGAATTGAAGAATATGAACTCCTTCCGCGGTGTACAACGCGGCTTGGAATATGAGCAGTACCGTCAAGCTGAGATTTTGGACGAAGGCGGGGAAGTTGTACAGGAGACTCGTCGCTGGGATGATTCCCAAGGCAAGACATTCTCGATGCGCGGTAAGGAAGAAGCTCATGATTATCGCTACTTCCCAGATCCGGATCTGGTTAAACTGTATATTGATGAAGATTGGAAGGCACGGATACGTGCGTCGATTCCTGAGCTTCCAGATGCCCGTAAGGCACGTTATACGAAGGACTATGGTCTGCCGGATTATGATGCCGCGGTTATTACATCCTCGAAGCCACTTGCCGATCTGTTCGAGAGCAGCCTGGAGCATACATCTGATTCAAAATCCATATCCAACTGGATTATGGGCGAATTGCTTGGCTATTTGAACAGCAACGGATTGGAATTGGCTGCAGTGAAGCTGACAGGTCAGGGTCTTGGCGAAATGGTCAACCTGATTGAGAAAGGGACGATCAGTTCCAAGATCGCTAAGACGGTCTTCAAAGAGATGCTGCAGAGCGGCAAGCTCCCACAGCAAATTGTTGAGGAGCAAGGTCTTGTGCAAATTAGCGATGAAGGCGCAATTTTGGCCATCGTGCAGGAAGTTGTGGCCAATAACCCGGCCTCTGTACAGGATTATCAGGCAGGCAAGGAGAAGGCGATCGGCTTCCTCGTTGGTCAAGTGATGAAACAGAGCAAAGGAAAAGCCAATCCTGGACTTGTGAACAAGCTGTTAGTCGAAGTGTTGAAGCAATAG
- the gatA gene encoding Asp-tRNA(Asn)/Glu-tRNA(Gln) amidotransferase subunit GatA has protein sequence MTLLDLRLQELHNQLSKKELSVTDLVGEAFARIKEHDERVGAYLTLNEEGAHAEAARLDNKLGSDEAKGLLFGLPAGIKDNMVTEGLRTTCASQFLSNYNPIYDATVVTKLKQAETVTIGKLNMDEFAMGGSNENSSFHPVRNPWDLTRVPGGSSGGSAAAVAAGEAYFTLGSDTGGSIRQPASYCGVVGLKPTYGLVSRYGLVAFASSLDQIGPITKNVEDAAYVLQAIAGHDAKDSTSANVDIPDYVSALSGEISGLKIAVPKEYLDGIDPQVKAAVLEALRVLEGLGAEWEEVSLPHTEYAVAAYYLLASSEASSNLSRFDGVRYGVRAEQGGNLLDLYLDSRSQGFGPEVKRRIMLGTYALSSGYYDAYYLKAQKVRTLIKQDFDRTFEKYDVIIGPTAPTTAFQLGSQVDDPLTMYLNDILTIPMSLAGVPAMSVPCGFADGLPVGLQIIGKAFDESTILRVAHAYEAHTDHHKHRPSL, from the coding sequence GTGACGTTATTAGATTTGCGCTTGCAGGAACTACATAATCAGCTCAGCAAGAAGGAGCTGTCCGTAACGGATCTGGTAGGGGAAGCGTTCGCCAGAATTAAGGAGCATGATGAGCGTGTAGGTGCTTATTTGACTTTAAATGAAGAGGGGGCTCATGCTGAGGCGGCCCGCCTCGATAACAAGCTTGGCAGCGATGAGGCCAAAGGCTTGCTATTCGGTTTGCCGGCAGGAATTAAGGATAATATGGTGACAGAGGGTCTAAGAACGACTTGTGCCAGCCAATTTTTGTCCAATTATAATCCGATCTATGATGCTACGGTTGTAACCAAGCTGAAGCAGGCTGAAACTGTGACGATCGGCAAGCTGAATATGGACGAGTTCGCCATGGGCGGCTCGAATGAGAATTCAAGCTTCCATCCGGTGCGTAATCCATGGGATTTGACTCGAGTACCTGGCGGTTCCAGTGGCGGCTCGGCTGCGGCAGTTGCAGCGGGCGAAGCTTATTTCACTCTCGGTTCCGATACAGGTGGCTCGATTCGCCAACCGGCATCCTATTGCGGAGTAGTTGGGTTGAAGCCGACTTATGGACTCGTATCGCGGTACGGATTGGTCGCATTCGCATCTTCTCTGGATCAGATCGGACCTATTACGAAGAATGTCGAGGACGCTGCTTACGTGCTGCAAGCTATTGCGGGGCATGATGCGAAGGATTCTACTTCGGCGAATGTGGATATTCCGGATTATGTGAGTGCATTGTCAGGCGAGATCTCCGGGCTTAAAATTGCGGTGCCTAAGGAATATCTGGATGGCATTGATCCTCAGGTCAAGGCTGCAGTGCTGGAAGCTCTGCGGGTATTGGAAGGGCTCGGCGCAGAATGGGAGGAAGTATCGTTGCCGCATACAGAGTATGCTGTAGCTGCTTACTACTTGCTAGCTTCCTCAGAAGCGTCATCCAACCTGTCGCGTTTTGATGGTGTACGTTATGGAGTACGTGCGGAGCAAGGCGGCAATCTGCTGGATCTGTATCTGGATTCGCGCAGCCAGGGCTTCGGACCGGAAGTGAAGCGGCGGATTATGCTTGGAACTTATGCTCTTAGCTCCGGTTATTATGATGCTTATTATTTAAAAGCACAGAAGGTACGCACGCTGATCAAACAAGACTTCGATCGGACCTTTGAGAAATATGATGTCATTATCGGACCTACTGCTCCGACGACGGCTTTCCAGCTTGGTTCCCAGGTAGATGATCCGCTTACGATGTATCTCAACGATATTTTGACGATACCGATGAGCTTGGCTGGGGTGCCTGCCATGAGCGTGCCTTGCGGCTTTGCAGATGGCTTGCCTGTTGGTCTGCAAATTATCGGCAAGGCATTTGATGAGAGTACAATTCTGCGTGTGGCTCATGCCTATGAGGCGCATACGGATCATCATAAACACCGCCCATCTCTATAA
- the gatC gene encoding Asp-tRNA(Asn)/Glu-tRNA(Gln) amidotransferase subunit GatC, with amino-acid sequence MGIQVQDVEHVAKLARLKLNDEEREMFTGQLNAILQYAEKLNELDTENVEPTTHVLPLSNVMREDQVHESLSQEQVFRNAPDEEDGQFKVPAVLE; translated from the coding sequence ATGGGTATCCAGGTACAAGACGTGGAACATGTTGCAAAACTGGCACGTCTGAAATTGAATGATGAAGAGCGGGAAATGTTCACTGGACAATTGAATGCGATTTTACAATATGCCGAGAAATTGAATGAACTCGATACGGAAAATGTGGAGCCGACGACGCATGTTCTGCCGCTTAGCAACGTCATGCGGGAGGATCAGGTTCATGAGAGCCTGTCGCAGGAGCAAGTATTCCGCAATGCACCGGACGAGGAAGACGGACAATTTAAAGTTCCGGCCGTATTGGAATAG